Proteins encoded within one genomic window of Thunnus maccoyii chromosome 22, fThuMac1.1, whole genome shotgun sequence:
- the LOC121889241 gene encoding protein mono-ADP-ribosyltransferase PARP14-like yields MDEYKHSLFFEAKELTDREKEKIRRYFQKRRDSGGGECGMIEKAGDHTYKICFKEKEDQERVLQRKFHIISLPAGEVQLTVSRTNSPQTPKHTDQPSTSHSQTFKKENTKGLEKIFKTDIFLLYYLRDNAKAFKVLEKQLSAIGCKVELNFDEEEALVRGNIEKGPGGAFGSAAERWELQVDKVFIGLTEGYLCYHVVEPKQAKILLQDLSFVTDDIKVYKEDGYAVVVGEVQAVRERIANLEKRLPTRKELPVVEKQFKLVEEVFSREMCAHCPEVKILRGNVNLIILEGPDKEVQLAVTKLEELIKKIKEKRVKLSTALMTFMTSSGVTSKYQTRFQHNLRNPVALKVGSDLVMSSLSSDALAEAEAAVLRDLSEVTVQLQGTAAVPPDLDKVKEILIKAKNQANLRELRVDVSFIPGPSGAAMTKVQLVGYSENVNKLKEVLQDYQMNQVGTQEVLNLSDPDMIEDFDKILDLIGMKPTNVTLKASHFPCPCVLVSGPRCLVQETQQALMSALASLTSDTLVLDGPGAQWYFQREGKVSKELVESSCQVLIKAQQGVQSANVDTRSRSISNPSPSSITPQPSMSRWRCSSVGSIALNKTNLEIKLGSLVDEQVNVLVVPMLNRKLNSTKIGKCLLSKAGNTIMSKFDSMAANCTLRPGDVLQIDGPPSLGCSKIFFIECLPWDGVRGQSVQALGNGLKRCLDLCVQQGLCSVAFPVIGPGIILKYPLREAIQALTETISQFGLSAFCGSLSTICIVIQPDYPDSEECYHDVYRHLSLSMNQGGQAIFKSLTSDLDDITITVGGGVKLQLVFGDITNETTDAVVNTTDFTNFSDDGVCKDILTIAGPEVEAELKAAKVNRGAVFVTQSGSFPCDAILHVCGEKDAGLIKQLVCSITEHCETYGFASVAIPAICAGAGGLDPGVVASAILQGVKVATSSTLYSLTKIRLVLIKINVFLAFKEEAMQMFSTAVINRAPVPQFSHAPEQPPLSLKADLSIRRASSTSQQSIFRVLGVSRKGVDDAKTKLKNLYEAQWSTQTFKKAELEGITQDGMNDLEQLVETLGLYMQMDQGDLMVRGLKDGVNQVMQMIYTSQHDSLRREVRVREEEDMYSRVAWCILGHSGNWERLPKAANHDLEMNDLVRGIMDAQGKQWTVDRQRMEATRPLIGQAAKLKRLQNQPDFTLPLYWDNMANDNLKVVALQPSSAEYRTVKEAFKRTVSKTVMKIERLQNVHLRRAYEVRKRHISDKNGQARGAGEKLLYHGTTQENCDSIMKTGFDRGFAGQNATAYGHGTYFAANASYSAQPTYSKPATDGSQLMFVARVLTGNYTLGQKDMKVPPPLSNQQPHERYDSVVDRPDNPSMYVVFHDNQAYPDYLITFK; encoded by the exons ATGGATGAgtacaaacattcattgttCTTTGAAGCGAAagaactgacagacagagagaaggaaaagatcAGGAGATACTTTCAGAAAAGACGAGATTCTGGAGGTGGTGAGTGTGGAATGATTGAAAAGGCCGGAGACCACACCTATAAAATCTGCTTTAAGGAAAAAGAAG accAGGAAAGGGTTTTGCAGAGGAAGTTTCACATTATCTCCCTTCCTGCCGGGGAGGTACAACTGACTGTGAGCCGAACCAATTCGCCTCAGACCCCTAAACACACTGATCAGCCATCTACTAGTCACTCACAG ACGTTCAAAAAAGAGAACACAAAAGGCCTTGAGAAGATTTTCAAGACAGATATTTTCCTCCTGTATTACCTGAGAGACAACGCTAAAGCATTCAAAGTCTTAGAGAAGCAGCTCTCTGCTATCGGCTGCAAGGTGGAGTTAAACTTTGATGAAGAGGAGGCATTGGTTAGAGGGAATATTGAGAAGGGGCCTGGAGGAGCTTTTGGCAGTGCTGCAGAGAGATGGGAACTACAGGTGGATAAGGTCTTCATCGGTCTTACTGAGGGATACCTCTGCTATCATGTAGTTGAgccaaaacaagcaaaaatcCTACTGCAGGACCTCAGCTTTGTGACTGATGATATCAAAGTGTACAAAGAGGATGGATATGCTGTGGTTGTGGGAGAAGTTCAggctgtgagagagagaatagcAAATCTGGAGAAGAGACTGCCGACCCGTAAGGAACTCCCAGTCGTGGAGAAGCAGTTCAAACTGGTAGAAGAGGTGTTTAGTCGAGAAATGTGTGCACATTGCCCAGAAGTTAAAATCCTCCGAGGTAATGTGAATTTGATCATCTTGGAGGGCCCTGACAAGGAAGTGCAGTTAGCAGTGACAAAACTTGAAGAACTGATTAAAAAGATAAAGGAAAAGAGAGTTAAGCTGTCTACAGCTTTAATGACCTTCATGACCTCCAGCGGTGTCACCTCCAAGTACCAGACTCGTTTCCAGCACAACCTCAGAAACCCTGTTGCCTTAAAGGTTGGGTCAGACCTGGTAATGTCGAGTTTGTCCTCTGATGCCCTGGCTGAGGCTGAGGCAGCAGTGCTGAGAGACCTGAGTGAGGTCACTGTGCAGCTGCAGGGCACCGCAGCTGTACCTCCAGATCTAGACAAAGTGAAAGAAATCCTGATCAAAGCCAAAAACCAGGCAAACCTTCGAGAGCTCAGAGTGGATGTCAGCTTCATCCCAGGTCCCAGTGGAGCTGCAATGACCAAAGTCCAGCTGGTGGGCTACAGTGAAAATGTGAACAAGCTGAAAGAGGTTCTGCAAGACTACCAGATGAACCAGGTTGGGACACAAGAGGTGCTGAACTTATCCGACCCTGATATGATTGAAGATTTTGATAAAATCTTGGACCTGATTGGGATGAAGCCCACCAACGTGACATTAAAAGCCTCACATTTCCCATGTCcttgtgtgcttgtgtctggTCCCCGTTGTCTAGTCCAGGAGACCCAGCAGGCCCTAATGTCAGCTCTAGCAAGTCTGACATCAGACACACTAGTTCTAGATGGACCAGGGGCTCAGTGGTACTTCCAGAGAGAGGGTAAAGTCAGCAAGGAGCTGGTAGAAAGCTCCTGTCAGGTCCTTATCAAGGCACAACAAGGTGTACAGTCCGCAAATGTGGACACTAGATCACGAAGCATTAGTAACCCAAGCCCCAGCAGCATCACACCCCAACCCTCCATGAGCAGATGGCGCTGCAGCAGTGTTGGGAGCATTGCGCTCAACAAAACAAACCTGGAGATCAAGCTCGGCAGTTTGGTGGATGAACAG GTGAATGTGTTGGTGGTCCCCATGCTCAACAGGAAGCTAAATTCTACTAAAATTGGCAAATGTCTGTTGAGTAAAGCAGGGAATACAATCATGTCAAAGTTTGACTCAATGGCAGCAAATTGCACCCTCCGTCCTGGAGATGTTCTGCAGATTGATGGGCCTCCGTCTCTGGGCTGCTCCAAGATCTTCTTCATTGAGTGTCTGCCGTGGGATGGAGTCAGAGGGCAGAGTGTGCAG gCTCTCGGTAATGGCCTGAAGAGGTGTTTGGACCTTTGTGTACAGCAGGGCTTGTGCTCAGTGGCCTTTCCAGTTATCGGACCTGGAATTATTTTGAAATACCCACTGAGAGAAGCCATCCAAGCACTGACTGAGACCATTAGCCAGTTTGGATTATCTGCATTCTGTGGGTCTCTCTCCACCATCTGCATTGTCATTCAACCTGATTATCCTGACTCTGAGGAG tgctACCATGATGTCTACAGGCACCTCAGCTTAAGTATGAACCAGGGAGGCCAAG cAATCTTCAAGTCTCTCACTAGTgaccttgatgacatcacaataaCAGTGGGAGGCGGGGTTAAACTACAGCTGGTGTTTGGTGACATTACCAATGAGACTACAGATGCTGTGGTGAACACGACTGACTTTACTAATTTCAGTGATG ATGGTGTGTGCAAAGACATCTTAACCATAGCTGGACCAGAAGTGGAGGCTGAACTGAAAGCAG caAAAGTGAACCGAGGAGCTGTTTTTGTAACCCAGTCTGGATCATTCCCCTGTGATGccattttacatgtgtgtggAGAAAAGGATGCAGGCCTCATCAAACAACTGGTGTGTAGCATCACTGAGCATTGTGAAACCTATGGATTTGCGTCTGTGGCCATTCCCGCGATCTGTGCtg GCGCTGGTGGGTTGGATCCTGGTGTCGTGGCAAGTGCCATCCTCCAAGGGGTCAAGGTTGCCACGTCGTCCACTCTTTACAGTCTCACCAAGATTCGCCTCGTCCTGATCAAGATCAATGTTTTCCTGGCATTTAAAGAGGAAGCAATGCAGATGTTTTCCACTGCTGTAATCAACCGAG CACCAGTACCTCAGTTTTCTCATGCACCAGAACAGCCTCCACTGTCTTTGAAGGCAGACCTAAGCATCCGACGTGCCAGTTCTACAAGTCAGCAGTCTATCTTCCGGGTCCTGGGTGTTTCCAGAAAGGGTGTTGATGATGCCAAGACAAAGCTGAAAAATCTGTATGAGGCTCAGTGGTCCACACAAACCTTCAAAAAGGCGGAGCTGGAAGGCATCACCCAAGACGGCATGAACGATCTGGAGCAGCTGGTGGAGACCCTGGGTCTGTACATGCAGATGGACCAGGGCGACTTGATGGTGCGCGGGTTGAAAGACGGGGTCAACCAAGTGATGCAGATGATTTATACCTCTCAGCATGACAGCCTCAGGAGAGAGGTGAGAGttagggaggaggaggatatgTACAGCCGTGTGGCTTGGTGCATCCTGGGGCATAGCGGCAACTGGGAAAGACTCCCCAAAGCAGCCAATCATGACCTGGAAATGAATGATCTAGTGAGAGGGATAATGGATGCACAGGGCAAACAATGGACTGTGGATCGGCAGCGGATGGAGGCCACAAGACCATTAATTGGACAGGCGGCGAAATTGAAACGACTTCAGAATCAG ccagacttcACTCTGCCCTTGTACTGGGACAACATGGCTAATGATAACCTGAAGGTGGTTGCACTGCAGCCTTCCTCTGCTGAGTATCGGACAGTAAAGGAGGCCTTTAAACGAACTGTCTCCAAGACTGTAATGAAG ATTGAGCGCTTGCAGAATGTTCATCTGCGACGTGCCTATGAAGTGCGGAAGAGGCACATTTCTGATAAGAACGGACAGGCCCGAGGAGCAGGTGAAAAGCTTCTGTACCACGGGACGACCCAGGAAAACTGTGACTCCATCATGAAAACTGGGTTCGACCGGGGCTTTGCTGGGCAAAATG CAACTGCTTACGGTCACGGAACCTACTTTGCTGCAAACGCCAGCTACTCAGCCCAACCCACCTACTCCAAGCCAGCAACTGATGGTTCCCAGTTAATGTTTGTGGCCCGAGTCCTGACTGGCAACTACACACTAGGCCAAAAGGACATGAAGGTTCCTCCACCTCTCAGCAACCAGCAGCCCCATGAGCGCTATGACAGTGTGGTGGATAGACCAGACAATCCCAGCATGTATGTTGTGTTCCACGATAACCAAGCTTACCCAGACTACCTCATCACTTTCAAGTGA
- the f13a1b gene encoding coagulation factor XIII A chain, translated as MSDQGATPTPSTAPPIPTGPRPKVTNRGRASAPLASSNSDSVDVPEFETFGIVSPRGLPPLTDYLDIWDVDMMRKPNEDNKMQHHTMLYNSENLIVRRGQEFQVKITFNRPYKPAEDKFAVEFVIGSSPQYSKGTYIPVFPTKEQRANWEGRITSTSDNVVTMGVTPAANCIVGKYHMYVAVITPFGIRRTRRDSSRDLYILFNPWAAEDAVFLDDEKERQECVMTEMGIIYHGAYDDIAERDWNFGQFNYGVLDACLYIMDRSEMPITNRGDPIKVTRKASAMLNSRDDEGVLVGNWSGDYTYGVAPTSWTGSTDILLTYARSTMPVCYAQCWVYAAVFNTFLRCLGIPSRVVTNYYSAHDNDGNLKTDIILDENGRIDRNRTKDSIWNYHCWNECYMTRPDLPTGFGGWQVVDATPQETSDGLYRCGPASVQAIKHGQICFPFDAPFVFAEINSDVVFYSRQRDGTMQPVKLNQTHVGRMVLTKTPGAMTRRDITDQYKFPEGSTEERTVLEKADEYGCKREKSSLPVADVDLVLPTLEITVGDDFELSLEFINQSDERRTVDTYVSGTVVYYTGVTSSDFLFKTPTVTIGPNKSVKEVLAVDSKSYMNKLVEQSNLNFIVTGKVKETGQIVTAMKVVTLHNPKLTVEVSGPRKVSEEMMATVEFTNPFTFNLEGVYIRMEGPGIMLPKFKYYSLITGGSSLIWTEYFTPQRAGSTRLIATLDCPALRQVHGQVSFTINP; from the exons ATGTCTGATCAAGGTGCCACCCCGACCCCCTCTACTGCCCCCCCTATTCCCACCGGACCCCGTCCCAAGGTGACAAACCGTGGTCGCGCCTCAGCTCCCCTCGCCAGCTCCAACTCTGACTCAGTGGACGTACCTGAGTTTGAGACCTTTGGTATAGTGAGTCCGAGAGGTCTTCCACCTCTGACTG ACTACTTGGACATCTGGGATGTGGACATGATGAGGAAGCCAAATGAGGACAACAAGATGCAACACCACACCATGTTGTACAACTCTGAAAATCTCATCGTCCGCAGAGGGCAGGAGTTCCAGGTCAAGATCACCTTCAACCGTCCTTACAAACCTGCTGAGGACAAGTTTGCTGTGGAGTTTGTCATCG GCTCTAGCCCTCAGTACAGCAAGGGCACCTACATCCCCGTCTTCCCCACCAAGGAGCAACGGGCCAACTGGGAGGGCCGCATCACCAGCACCTCCGACAACGTGGTCACCATGGGTGTCACCCCTGCCGCCAACTGCATTGTGGGGAAGTATCACATGTACGTTGCCGTGATAACACCCTTCGGCATCCGCAGGACCAGACGGGACTCGAGTCGAGACCTCTACATCCTCTTCAACCCCTGGGCAGCCG AGGATGCCGTGTTTCTGGATGATGAGAAGGAGAGGCAGGAGTGTGTGATGACTGAGATGGGGATCATCTACCACGGCGCCTATGATGACATCGCTGAGAGAGACTGGAACTTTGGACAG TTTAACTATGGAGTCCTGGATGCCTGTCTGTACATCATGGACAGGTCTGAGATGCCCATCACCAACAGAGGAGACCCCATCAAGGTGACCAGGAAGGCCTCTGCTATG CTGAACTCCCGTGATGACGAAGGTGTGCTGGTGGGGAACTGGAGCGGTGACTACACCTACGGTGTGGCACCCACTTCCTGGACTGGCAGCACAGACATCCTCCTCACCTATGCCCGCAGCACGATGCCCGTCTGCTATGCTCAATGCTGGGTCTACGCCGCCGTTTTCAACACCT TCCTGCGCTGTCTCGGCATCCCGTCCCGGGTCGTCACCAACTACTACTCTGCCCATGACAATGATGGAAACCTGAAGACTGACATCATCCTGGATGAGAATGGCAGGATTGACCGCAACCGCACCAAGGACTCTATCTG GAACTATCACTGCTGGAATGAGTGCTATATGACCAGACCAGACCTCCCAACTGGCTTTGGAGGCTGGCAGGTTGTGGATGCAACACCACAGGAGACCAGCGATG GCTTGTACAGATGTGGACCCGCATCAGTCCAGGCCATCAAACATGGACAGATATGCTTCCCATTCGATGCTCCCTTTGTGTTTGCTGAG ATTAACAGCGATGTGGTGTTTTATTCTCGGCAAAGAGATGGGACCATGCAGCCGGTCAAATTGAACCAGACTCATGTAGGCCGCATGGTTTTGACAAAAACTCCAGGAGCAATGACCCGCCGTGACATCACCGATCAGTACAAGTTCCCTGAAG GAAGCACTGAGGAGCGAACTGTCCTGGAAAAAGCTGATGAGTACGGTTGTAAACGAGAGAAGTCCAGCCTTCCTGTGGCTGACGTAGACCTGGTCCTGCCAACCCTGGAGATCACTGTGGGAGATGACTTTGAGCTGAGCCTGGAGTTTATAAACCAAAGCGATGAGCGTCGCACTGTGGACACCTACGTCAGTGGGACTGTGGTGTATTACACCGGAGTCACCAGCTCCGATTTCCTGTTCAAGACTCCCACTGTGACGATTGGGCCCAACAAAA GTGTGAAGGAGGTGTTGGCGGTTGACTCAAAGAGCTACATGAACAAGCTGGTGGAGCAGTCCAATCTCAACTTCATCGTTACAGGGAAAGTCAAGGAGACTGGCCAGATCGTCACCGCCATGAAAGTTGTCACTCTGCACAATCCCAAACTCACCGTTGAG GTGTCTGGCCCACGCAAAGTCAGTGAAGAGATGATGGCAACTGTGGAGTTTACAAACCCCTTCACCTTCAACCTGGAGGGCGTCTACATTCGCATGGAGGGACCTGGAATCATGTTGCCCAAGTTCAAATATTACAG TCTGATCACAGGAGGCTCCTCCCTGATCTGGACCGAGTATTTCACCCCGCAGAGGGCCGGCAGCACCAGGCTGATCGCCACTCTGGACTGTCCTGCTCTCAGACAGGTCCACGGCCAGGTGTCTTTCACCATCAACCCCTGA